In Catenulispora sp. EB89, the genomic window CGGGGACCTGACCCAGATCGTGACGGCGAACCTGGCCGCGAAGTACTCCGACCCGCTCGCCGTCGGCCTGGGGGCCACGCTCGGCCTGTGGTCCGTCGGGGCGCTGGCCATCGTCGGCGGCCGCGGGCTGCTCAAGGTGCTGCCGCTGCACCTGATCGTCCGGCTGGCCGCGCTGGCGATGATCGTGCTGGCCGGCGTCAGCCTGTGGCAGGCGGTCGCCGGCTGAGCCGGTGAGGGGCGGGCGGCGGCCTTCTCAGGAGGCTGCGGCCGCCTTGTCGCGCGCCTCCAGGACGTCGGCGAGCTGACGCAGCCCGCGCGCCAGATCCGCGCCGGTCGGCGTGCGCTCGGTGTCGGCGAAGCGCTGGATCAGCAGTCCGGCCATCAGCGAGTACAGGACCGCGCCGACCCCCATCTCCAGGTCCTGCGGAATCTCGTCCTCCGGGATCCCGAGGATGAGGTTCGCCAGGCCCTTGCGGGCTTCCGGAAGTGCGTTCCGGAACATCTCGCGCGCTCCGGGGATGTGGTCGATCTCGATGATCAGCTCGAAGCTGGCCATCCACAGCGACTGGTTCTGGTCGAACGTCGCGGAGACGTCGTCGAAGACCCGGGTGAAGCGCTCCTGGACCGACAGTTCCGGTCCGGCCTTGGCGAAGGCCTGCTCCAGGTGGTCGCCCCACTCCCCGATGGCCTGGAACATCGCCTGGTTCATCAGCGCGTCCTTGGACCCGAAGTGGTAGCCGATGGCGGCCAGGCTCACACCGGAGGCCTGGGCGATGTCCCGGGCGGTGGTGCGCGAGTAGCCCTTCTCCAGCAGGCACTTCTTGGCCCCGGCGAGGAGATCGTCACGGTTGCTCATGGCCGGAGTCTACCCGAGTCTTAGACGAATGTCTTGTACGGCAGTCTTGAACGAAAGTCTTGCACAAACGTCCAAGACGGTTGTACGGTCCTCCCATGACGACGACGCAGAACGCTGAAACCGCTCCGGTCCCGCGGGCCGGCCGCAAGGAATGGACAGGACTCGCGGTCCTGGTCCTGCCGTGCCTGCTCATCTCGATGGACATGTCGGTGCTGCTGTTCGGCCTGCCGTTCATCAGCGCGGACCTCAAGCCGAGCGCGACCCAGCAGCTGTGGATCATGGACGCCTACGGCTTCGCGCTGGCCGGTCTGCTGATCACGATGGGCGCCGTCGGTGACCGGATCGGCCGGCGCCGGCTGCTCCTCACCGGCGCGGCGGCGTTCGGCGCGGCCTCGGTGGTCGCCGCCTACTCCGGCAGCGCGGAGACGCTGATCGGCGCCCGGGCCCTGCTTGGGGTGGCCGGTGCGACGCTGATGCCCTCGACGATGGCCTTGATCCGCAACATGTTCCACGACCCCAAGCAGCGGCAGACCGCGATCTCGGTGTGGACCGGCGGGCTGATCGGCGGCGTGACGCTGGGCCCGATCGTCGGCGGCGTGCTGCTGAACCACTTCTGGTGGGGTTCGGTGTTCCTGATCAACCTGCCGGCGATGGCGCTGTTGCTGATCCTGGGCCCGCTGCTGCTGCCGGAGTACAAGGCCTCGAAGTCCGGCCACCGCTTCGACGTCCTGGGCTCAGTGCTGTCGATGGCGGCGGTCTTCCCGGCGGTCTACGGCATCAAGCAGCTGGCCGTGGACGGCTTCAGTGCCACTGCCGCCGGGGCGCTGGCCTTCGGTGTCGCGCTGGCCATCGCCTTCGTGATCCGGCAGCACACCGCGAAGAACCCGCTGATCGACATGGAGCTCTTCCGCAAGCCGAGCTTCCGGGCGCCGATGCTGGCGAACCTGTGCGGCAACTTCGTCATCATGGGCTTCGGGCTCTTCAACACGCAGTACCTGCAGTCGGTGGCCGGGATGCGGCCGTTCACCGCGGCGCTGTGGTCGATGGCCGCGATGCCGTTCATCAGCGTGGGCATGGGCGTCACCGGCGGCCTCACCACCAGGATCCGCCCCGGCCGGATCATCGGGGTCGCGTTCCTGGTCTCGGCCGCCGGCGCGCTGGTGCTGACCCTGGCCCACCCGGGCAATCCGGTCATCGTGCTGCTGATCGGCGCGGGTGTCACGGCCGGCGGCGTGGTGGCGGCGCAGAGCATCGTCGGGAACATGGTGATGGCCGCGGCCCCGGCCGAGCGGGCCGGTTCGGCCTCGGCGCTGAACGAGACCGGTGCCGAGCTCGGCAGCTCGCTGGGGATGGCGCTGCTGGGCAGCGTCGGCGCGGCGATCTACCACCACAAGATGGCGTCGGTCGGGGCCGCCGGCGTCCCGGACGCGGCGGTGCGGGTTGGCCACGAGACCATCGGCGGCGCGGACGCCGTCGCCGGGCAGTTCCCCGGCCCGGCCACGCACGCGCTGCTGACCACGGCGCGGGACGCCTACTCCTCGGGCCTGCACACCGCGGCCGTGGCCGGCTCGGTGGTCCTGGTGCTCACCGGAGTGTTCGCCCTGCGAGCGCTGCGCAACGAGCCGGTTCTGCCGGCGGCTCCCAAGAAGGAGAAGAAGGAGAAGTCCCAGAAGAAGGCCAAGGCGGAGGGATCCGTTGAGCTCTCCCCCGACTACGCCGCAACCGTGTGAGCGCACAAAGACGTCCGCCGGTCTCCGAGGGGGAGACCGGCGGATCTTGCGTTTCCTTCGGCAGGATCAGGCCTTGAGCGCGTCCGTGACGGCCTCGGCGACCGTGGTGGTCGGACGGCCGATCAGGGTGCGAAGGGTGTCGGTCACGTCGGCCAGCGCGCCCTCGGCGATCTTCGAGTCGGCGTCGGCGAGGCCCTTGGACAGGAAGTCCGGCAGCCCGAAGCCGGCCAGCGTCTTCCGGTACTCCTCGGGGTCCAGGTTCACGGCCGTGACCTCCTTGCCGGCCTGGCGCGAGACCTCGGCGGCGATCTCGGCGTAGCCGTAGGCCTTGTCGCCGGTCAGCTCGTAGACCTCGCCCTCGTGGCCCTCGGTGGTGGCGACCACCGCGGCCGCGGCGGCGTAGTCGGCGCGCGAGGCGAACGCGGTCAGGCCGGAGCCGACCGAGCCGATGATCGCGCCGTGCTCGATGGCGTTCGGCAGGCTCGCGGTCAGGTTCTCCCAGTACCAGTTGTTCCGCAGGAACGTGTAGGGCAGGCCGGACTCCTTGATCGCGGCCTCGGTGTCCTTGTGGACCGAGGCGAAGGGGATCGGGTTGGTCTCGGCGTTGGGGATCGAGGTGTAGATCACGTGCCCGACGCCGGCCGCCCGGCCGGCCTGGATCGCGGTCAGGTGCTGGCTGAG contains:
- a CDS encoding TetR/AcrR family transcriptional regulator — protein: MSNRDDLLAGAKKCLLEKGYSRTTARDIAQASGVSLAAIGYHFGSKDALMNQAMFQAIGEWGDHLEQAFAKAGPELSVQERFTRVFDDVSATFDQNQSLWMASFELIIEIDHIPGAREMFRNALPEARKGLANLILGIPEDEIPQDLEMGVGAVLYSLMAGLLIQRFADTERTPTGADLARGLRQLADVLEARDKAAAAS
- a CDS encoding MFS transporter, whose product is MTTTQNAETAPVPRAGRKEWTGLAVLVLPCLLISMDMSVLLFGLPFISADLKPSATQQLWIMDAYGFALAGLLITMGAVGDRIGRRRLLLTGAAAFGAASVVAAYSGSAETLIGARALLGVAGATLMPSTMALIRNMFHDPKQRQTAISVWTGGLIGGVTLGPIVGGVLLNHFWWGSVFLINLPAMALLLILGPLLLPEYKASKSGHRFDVLGSVLSMAAVFPAVYGIKQLAVDGFSATAAGALAFGVALAIAFVIRQHTAKNPLIDMELFRKPSFRAPMLANLCGNFVIMGFGLFNTQYLQSVAGMRPFTAALWSMAAMPFISVGMGVTGGLTTRIRPGRIIGVAFLVSAAGALVLTLAHPGNPVIVLLIGAGVTAGGVVAAQSIVGNMVMAAAPAERAGSASALNETGAELGSSLGMALLGSVGAAIYHHKMASVGAAGVPDAAVRVGHETIGGADAVAGQFPGPATHALLTTARDAYSSGLHTAAVAGSVVLVLTGVFALRALRNEPVLPAAPKKEKKEKSQKKAKAEGSVELSPDYAATV
- a CDS encoding SDR family oxidoreductase, coding for MTIAITAAGGHLGRLVVEDLLERGVPAEQIRAVVRTPDKAQDLADRGVQVVRGDYADVPGLTEALRGADKWVFISSSGSDEDRLSQHLTAIQAGRAAGVGHVIYTSIPNAETNPIPFASVHKDTEAAIKESGLPYTFLRNNWYWENLTASLPNAIEHGAIIGSVGSGLTAFASRADYAAAAAVVATTEGHEGEVYELTGDKAYGYAEIAAEVSRQAGKEVTAVNLDPEEYRKTLAGFGLPDFLSKGLADADSKIAEGALADVTDTLRTLIGRPTTTVAEAVTDALKA